Below is a genomic region from Treponema sp. OMZ 798.
TTCTAATCCTTACATCATCAAGGGGCTTGGAGGCAGTATTAAAAAAAAGACCTGCCGGACCGTTTACGGGAACATAATAGCCCTTCCACAAATTTACAAAACCTTCCTGTACATTACTGCTGTCTTGAGCCCTTGCCCATTCTGCCGGATTATCCAAGTGAATAATATCGAAGAGACCAAGGGAGAATTTATTAAAGGCAGGCGATTTGCGTCCGACTATTATGCGGTAATAAATTTCGTCGAAGTTGGCTATGCCCTTAAAATGAGGATAGGCATGAGCCCACCAGTTTTCTACCTTAGAAAATTTAAGGCCGTGACTATAATCGTATTCCGTTAGAATATAGGGGCCCGTGGTAGGTTCAACGATGCGGTTATACTCGGCTATCCAATCATCGGGCACCTCGCCCTTATAAAAATGTTTGGCAATGGGTTTAAAATTGCTGCGGTCAATAAGTTCATATTCAGTGTAGGATTGGTCGCCTAAATATTGAACAGCAATACAAAAATCGTTTATTTTCTTTACAAAAAGATTGTTATAATAATAATTTTTAATAGGGTCGAATATTTTTTTCGACTGTAAAAATTTTAAGGCAAATATCCAGTCATCTGCCGTACATGGAACGCCGTCAGACCAGTACATTTTTTCATTAAGCTTATAGTAGACGGTCTTATTTTCCATATCGACGGCCCAATGGGTTGCCGAACAGGGCATAAAATCGAAATTTTCTAAAGAAACCCATAAAAGAGGCATCTGGGTATTAAACATCTTAACCGAATTCTCATCGGCACTAGGCCCTAGGTATCTAAAGGTATTAGGAATATCGTTTAAGTAACCGTAAAACCGGCCGCCTTTTTTTAAGGCCTTGGAAGAATAATCTTTAGGAAAGGAGGTATACCATTTAAGGGATTTATCGAGACCTGAAACGGCAAAATTTTCTACAAGAACGGGGGGGCAAGAAAAATCCGGAGGATTTTTACTTTCCTCGGCTATAATTGCCTCATAGGCATCGCAGGCCGGCTGCTCCAAATATCCTGAAGGAGGAAGGATTTCGTTACATGAAAAAAACAAAAAAACCGTCAAAAAAAAAGCTGTTTTTAGCAGTGATTTAAAATATTTATTATAAGCCATTTTTATCTACCTAAAAAAATACAGGTGTCGGTACACCGGCACCTGTTTTAAGCGAACAAAGCACTCAAGCAAAAAAAATTATTAAACGAGATGGCAAGCACACATGTGTCCGCCGCCGATATCCTTAAGAACAGGCTTTTCCACAGAGCACTTATCAATCTTCTTTGTACAGTTTAGATGGAAGGGACAGCCCGGAGGCAGGTTAATCGGTGAAGGGATTTCACCTGTAAAGGGAATTCGCCTTTGTCTCTTTGACGGATCCGTATCCGGTATGGCCGCTATAAGGGCCTGAGTATAAGGATGAACAGGTTCCGAGTATATTGCAGAAGAGGTAGCAAGTTCCATAATAGAACCCAAATACATAACTGCAATTCTGTCGGACATGTGCCTAACAACGTTTAAGCCGTGAGAAATAAAGATAACCGTCAGCTTTCTTGTTTCCTGCATATCGAGAAGCAGGTTTAAAACCTGAGACTGAACGGAAACGTCCAAGGCGCTTACAGGTTCATCGCAAACTACAATTTTGGGGTCTACAGCCAAGGCGCGGGCAATAGCTATTCTCTGCCTTTGTCCGCCTGAAAATTCGTGCGGATATCTATAGTATGCATCTTCAGGAAGACCTACGTCCTTTAAAAGCTGCAAAACTTTTGCTTTGCGCTCATCTGCAGTCATCTTTGTCTGTATAATTAGAGGTTCTTCGATTACGTAGCCTACATTCATACGGGAATTCATAGACTCTGCAGGATCTTGGAATATCATCTGAACATCGCTTCGTACGTCTTTTAATTTTTTTTCTTTAAGGTAGGTAATATCTCTGCCTCTATATTTTATTACGCCGGAGGTAGGCTTATAAAGACGCATCATAGCTCGGCAAAGGGTACTTTTACCGCAGCCGGTCTCGCCTACCAAACCGAGAGTTTCGCCCTCATAAACCGAAAGGGTTACACCGTTTAAGGCATGAACTACAGCCTTGCTGTACCTGCCTTGCGAAAACTCTTGTACTAAATTTTCAACTTCAAAAATAGGTTCTTTGCTCATTATATTTCCCTCGCTCTAAAACATCGGATTACATGATCCTGTTCAAATTCTTCAAGCTCCGGATTATTGGCTCGGCAATAATCGGTAGCATAACTGCAGCGCTCTGCAAAACGGCAAGTAGCGGGATATGCACGAGGAGCCGGAACGCTTCCTTCAATGTAGGGAAGGCGTGTCTTAGGCTTTGAATCCAGCTTAGGCATTGAAGCAATTAAGCCCCTTGTATAAGGATGCCTCGGATTTTTAAATATGGTCTCTACAGGCCCTGTTTCAACAATTTGACCTGCATACATAACGGCAACATGGTCGCTAACTTCGGCAACAACACCCATATCGTGGGTAATATAAATAACACCCATATTGGTTTTGCGCTGTAATTCCTTGATTAGGGCCAAAATTTGAGCTTGAACGGTTACGTCCAAGGCGGTTGTCGGCTCATCTGCTATAAGAAGTTTAGGATGACCTGCCAGAGCCATGGCGATCATAACTCTCTGTCTCATTCCTCCCGACAGCTGGAAAGGATAGTTATTAAGGCGCTGTTCGGCAGAAGGAATTTCAACATCCTTTAAATATTTAAGAATATGAGCCGGCATTTCTTCTTTTTTAATATCCGGTCTATGAAGTTCCAAAACTTCGCCGACCTGCTTTTTTACCATGTGAACGGGATTTAAAGCCGTCATAGGTTCTTGGAATATCATAGCAATTGAAGAACCCCGAATCTGATACATTTCTTCGATAGGCAAATCAAGCAAATTACGCCCTTCAAATAATATCTTACCCTTCCTTATTTCACCGTAAGGATGCGGCAAAATTCTCATTATAGAAGATGCAGTAACACTCTTACCGCAGCCGGACTCTCCAACCAAGGAAATAGTCTGCCCTGCTTTTATACTAAAATTTATCCTATCCAAAACCTCAACATATCCGGCATCTGTAACAAAACCGGCAGAAAGGTCTTCAACTCTAAGAAGCTCATCACTCATATAATTTCTCCAAAGTTTAATGACAGGCCTTAACCTTCCGGTTAAGAAGGCCAGGACTGCCATATTTTTTATATCCGGTTTACCGGACTATTCAACATACCTTGTACTGTTTTTCCAGATCTTAGGTTCAAAAGCCTTGCCTTCGGCACGGGCCTTTTCAACCTCTTCTTTTACAGCAGGATCAAACCAAGCATAGTTGTAGATGGTATCGCCAAGTACACCCTTAACGAACTTCATGTTACCCCATGAAGGGAACTTAATCCACTTCCATGCAGCTGTTCTGTAAAAGTCGGTGTAATAGTTCGGGATTACAAGAGCTTCTTCGTGAACAAGGCGTTCAATCTTCTTGTTGTTTTCGGCCTTTTCAGAAATAGGAACAGAGTCATCGCTTTCAACAGCAAGGAGGGCTTCCATTTCGGGACTCCAATATCCCCAAATATTGTTGGTATCTTCTTTTTCGGCATTTTCTTTTGACCAGAATTGCCAATAGGTGGGCTGGAGCCTATAAGTCCATCTTAAAGAAACCATGTCATAGTCTTTTGCAAAGACCTTGGGTATCCATCCTTGTTCCATAAGGTTGAGGACAATTTCGACACCGGCTTTTTTAGCCTGCTCTTTTAGGTAAGCAAACTGCTCATTAGTTGAAGCACCGCCATATAAGAGTTCAAAGCTGGCTCTTTTGCCTTCTTTGTTTACACGGATACCGTCGCTTCCAAGCTTATCATAGCCTGCTTCTGCAAGGAGCTCGCCTGCTTTGACAGGATCAAAGTCGGGCTTGCGGATAGTATTGTCGTTAAAGTTGTATCCTGCCCATTCTTGTCCGATACCGATATTGTGATATCGTTTAAATTCGCCCTGCAAGATATTGTCGATCATACCCTGAATGTCAAAGGCATAGTACATGGCTGTTCTAACCTTCTTATCTTTAAAGAAGGGGCTTGTAACGTTCATAAACCAGCCTTGAGTACCCTGTGTCGGAGTAAAGTTTCCGATCCAGCGGTCGATATAGCCGTTTGTTACGTTGGGCTGTGTTGCAGCTTCGTTCCATTCTTTAGCCCTGGTTAAACCGAAAATGTCAAGCTCGCCCTTGTAAAAGTACTCTTTTTCTACATCTGCACCGCCTGTGATAACCTTGATTTCGATATAATCAAAGTTAGCCATGTTTTTAAAATAGGGAAGAGAATCACCCCACCAGTCCTTTACCCTCTTTAAAACAAGAACTTCACCCTTTATTGTTTTTTCTTCATCCAAAACATAGGGTCGGATTGTGGGAGAATACTTCCAGTTAAAGTCAACGTGCCAGTTCTTATAAAGCTGTCCGTTATTGAAGAATTTTTTATTGTAAGCTACAAAGTTGGTATTATCAATAAGCTCATATTTTGTAAGCTTATCCGATTCAAGCCACTTTACTGCAATACAATAATCGTTGATCTTCTTAACTTCAAATTTTGCACCGTACTTATTGTAGAAAGGAGCATCCAAGAGAGGATCATTCCACATCTGCCAAGCCCATACATAGTCATCGGCTGTACAGGGAGTTCCGTCAGACCATTTGATTTCTTCGCGTAATTTGTAGTAAACTGTCTGATTGTCGGCACCGAAGGCCCAGTGAGAACATTCAACGGGATACCAATCCTTTGTTTCATCGGAAGCCCACATTAGGCCGGAAGAAGAATACATATAGTCTCTCTGAGAATGGTTACCCTGAGGTCCGATAAAGCGGTAGTTTTCGGCATATTGGGATTCGGAAAGGTGCAGAGTACCGCCCTTCTTTGTCTGAGGGGAGCCGAAGTCGGGCATGTTTGCAGTAAGCCAAACGACATCTTCGGGCAGGCCTTCAACTTTAAGGTTTTTGTCTTCAATAACCTTAACACTAAAATCGGGAACTTTTTTAGCTTCTTCAGCCAGCAAGTGTTCGTATCTGGCAGAAGGACCCAATTTTGCTAAGTCGCCTTCTTTAGAGCAGCTTGTAAGAACGATAGCAAGTGCAACTAAAATAGTTCCAATCTTTACAAATCTTTTCATAAGATTCCTCCTAAATTTTTATATAATTAGCCTCAGAAAGGACCTAAGGGCCCTCTCTTAGAGCTATTTATAAACAGTATAACGCTTAGGATCAAAGGCTTCTCGTAAACCTTCTCCGATAAACGTAATCAATATAAGAACAAAAACAAAGGCTGTTACAGTCGAGCTTAAGATCCAAGGAGCATCCTTATACATGGAAGTTCCCATACTCAATAATTCTCCCCAACTAGGCGTAGGCGGACGTAAGCCGTATCCAAGATAATCCAAACCTGTTAAAGACGAAATACCGCCTGAGATTGCAAAGGGCAAGGCTGTAATAACTATAACTATGATATTCGGCAAAATATGGAGCATAACTATACGCATAGTACTTGCACCCATTGACTTAGCAGCTAAAACATAATCTCTTTCCCGTTCACGGTAGGTCATAGCTCGGGCTGCCCAAGTCTTACCGGACCAGCCGAATACCAGATAGACAAGCAAGAGCCAGCCGAATGAAAGGTGGAAAATTGAGCCTAAAATCATAACTATATACAAGAAAGGTATTTGTTCCCATATTTCGATAAACCTTTGAAAGAGAGTGTCAAACATTCCTCCGATATATCCCATCAAAATACCGATTGTAATACCTATTAAATAGGTAATAAATACAAACAATAGAGAGAAGGACATACATATGCGGTAGGCGTAGATAAGACGGGCCAAAATATCCCTTCCGATACTGTCAGTACCCAAAAAGTGTTTTGTCTTAAAAGAAGGAGCAAGAGGAGGATACATTTCACCGCTTCGGCCCTTAGCAAATCTAACCCATGTATACTTGCCGTCGGGCTGGGCAATTCCCTTTTCGGTACCTATTTTGTACCATGTATAATCCTTAGGATCTTCAGACTCAATCGAAGATTTTTTATTCCAAGCTATACCCAGATACTTTCTTTTGATGGAAGCAAAGTCCGAAAGGCGGGCCTTGTCGGGATTTTCCGTAAATTTAATCCAGACATATCTTTTGGTGCCGTCTTCATCTTGAGAAACCCTTATGCCGTCAACTTCCGATACATCAATCCATTTATAATCGGATGCATCATCAGAAGGCATTTCGCCGGGCTTGTTTAAGCTCAAGCCCATTACAGGGCAGCCGATATTGCTTAAAGAAAGTGGAGCCGGAGTTGAGTCCGTTTCATAGGGGTTATAAGGAACGGGAGGCATTATAAGCCAGCCGCGTCCCGTTTCTTTTAAGATAGGCTTAATAGCCCTATAATCAAGTTCCAGCTCATTATGCAGCTGTAAACCGAAATCCGTTGCATAAAGAACCTTTGAATATGTCGGGAAATACAACTTTCCGTCAATTTTCATCAATATGGGACGGTTATTTATAAGGAGTTCCGAAAAAAGAGAAATGATGTAAGTTACCAAAATGAACATAAGAGAAATTCTTGCACGCTTAATCTGCTTAAATCTGTGCAAACGCATTTTTGTAAGAGGGCTTAAAGCCATTCTTTCTCTAAACAATTGCCATGAAGCTTTTAATTTACTAAAAAAATCTTTGTTTGTATCTGCCTTAGTCATAATTTACCTTCCAAGTTTAATTCGCGGATCAACAAGTGATACGATAAAGTCGCTTAATATGTTTGACACCATTGAAACAAGGGAGGTTATAACAAGGGTTCCTAAAACAATGGCATAATCTCTTTCTTCCAAGGCCTTAAAACCTAAAAAGCCCATTCCGTTTATATTAAATATCTTTTCGATAAGGAAGGCACCGGCAAAGAAAACACCTAAAATACCGCCCAATCCGGCAGCTACAGGAATCATACTGTTTCTAAAAGCATGTTTCCATAGGGCATCCTTAAAGGTTCTACCCTTTGCGACAGCCGTCTTAACATAGTCGGATGCCATATTTTCCATCAGATAATTTTTGGTGGCTATTGTAAGGGTTGCAAAACTGCCCAAGGTATAAGCAACCATAGGCAAGAACATGTGCATAAAATTATCACCCAATTTACCGAAAAACGAAAGTTCGGCATAGTTTCTGGAGTACAAACCTCCTGAAGGGAAGATATTAAGCCTAAAAGAAAATACGGTGAGGATAATAATGGCAACAACATAGCTGGGTAAAGCATAAGTGATTATTATTATAAATGATGAAATGTTATCAGATACGGTTTTATGCTTAAGGGCCTTGGACATTCCCAAAGGTATACAAACCGAATAGGTTAATATCAGCGAGATAAGGCCGAAACGCAATGAAATAGGAATACGGGAACCGACCATATCTATGACTCTATCTCCGTATTTAGTCGAACGGCCTAAGTCACCTCTAAGCACCTTACCCATCCATTGAACATAAGAAATATACCAGGGTTTATCAAAACCGTAATAGGCTCTAAGCTCTTTTTCAATTTCCGCTTTGAGAGCACTGGCATTTTTTACATCCTTGTTAGTATTCTTACCTTCCAGGCCAAAAATAAGTTGATTTAAGGTCTGCTCGACAGGCCCACCGGGTACGGCACGTGTAATTGCAAAAACAACCAGAGTAATTCCTATGAAGGTAGGAATAATCAATAACGCACGCCTAACGAAATAGTTATTCATTATAAAGCTCCATAAAACCAAGATACTAATATACGACAAATCCTAACCAAATTATACCGGTTTGATTATTATAATATGAGGGAAGGAATGCGCATACTTAGACGTTCGGAATATTATCATAATGTAAAAAAAAAGTCTATAGTTCAAACAATTTTTTACCCTATAAGCCATAATTTTTTATTAATAAAAATCATCAATTTGGTCAAGGCTGACAAAGGTCCCCTTTTTACACGTCAAGATATTTCCGCAAGAACATTCGCCGCAAATGCCTACTCCGCACATTGTGTTCATTTCTAGGGACATAAAAATCTGAGATTTACGCACTCCCATTTTTAAAAGGATTTCGGAAGCCCTCCTCATAAAAATCATAGGCCCGACCAGATAGGCAGAAAAAAACTCAAGTTTACCCATGCTTTCGGCTTTTCCCTGAATCGGAAGGCCGGTATTCTCTTCAATATTGTCTTTTTGAAATTGGTTCAGCACCCTGCCTACTACGCCCTTATCGGCTACTTTTTTATAGGCACCGCATTCAATAAGAATTTTTTCGATACCGTTGGGCTCTCCATTTTTAATTTCTCCTGAAGTTCCTACATAAGACGAAACCGTTGTTCCCTGTTTTTTTAAGCGTTTTGCTAGGGCCGGAAGGACTGCAATACCGGTTCCTCCTGCAATTAAAAGGGCATTTTCGGTCTTGGGAGGCCTTATTCCCTTGCCGTAAAGCCCGCGCATATAGATTGTATCTCCTTCTTTGAGCTCAAAAAGAGCCTCGGTAAAG
It encodes:
- a CDS encoding ABC transporter substrate-binding protein, which translates into the protein MAYNKYFKSLLKTAFFLTVFLFFSCNEILPPSGYLEQPACDAYEAIIAEESKNPPDFSCPPVLVENFAVSGLDKSLKWYTSFPKDYSSKALKKGGRFYGYLNDIPNTFRYLGPSADENSVKMFNTQMPLLWVSLENFDFMPCSATHWAVDMENKTVYYKLNEKMYWSDGVPCTADDWIFALKFLQSKKIFDPIKNYYYNNLFVKKINDFCIAVQYLGDQSYTEYELIDRSNFKPIAKHFYKGEVPDDWIAEYNRIVEPTTGPYILTEYDYSHGLKFSKVENWWAHAYPHFKGIANFDEIYYRIIVGRKSPAFNKFSLGLFDIIHLDNPAEWARAQDSSNVQEGFVNLWKGYYVPVNGPAGLFFNTASKPLDDVRIRRGLYYALDMEGLIYTAFEGQRTRLHTLGTGQTWGDAVFNNTEIKKPSFDPKKAMELFAEAGYTSLNSSGILVNNEGQELSFVILYKDEAERWVFGFLYSQALKAGIRLDFKYYSGGMTEKIASRDFQAWWGALSSVQIPNNYTLFHSSYADKKVFENFFSYSNPEMDALLEKYNDDSLTYFEKAAVNRQIEKIADEAALMVPSYYKNTIRVMAWKWICFPAWLNMKYQDNLYDPMFGYLWFDADIEAECKRAREENKMLADNSYSLSDRYK
- a CDS encoding ABC transporter ATP-binding protein, coding for MSKEPIFEVENLVQEFSQGRYSKAVVHALNGVTLSVYEGETLGLVGETGCGKSTLCRAMMRLYKPTSGVIKYRGRDITYLKEKKLKDVRSDVQMIFQDPAESMNSRMNVGYVIEEPLIIQTKMTADERKAKVLQLLKDVGLPEDAYYRYPHEFSGGQRQRIAIARALAVDPKIVVCDEPVSALDVSVQSQVLNLLLDMQETRKLTVIFISHGLNVVRHMSDRIAVMYLGSIMELATSSAIYSEPVHPYTQALIAAIPDTDPSKRQRRIPFTGEIPSPINLPPGCPFHLNCTKKIDKCSVEKPVLKDIGGGHMCACHLV
- a CDS encoding ABC transporter ATP-binding protein, which translates into the protein MSDELLRVEDLSAGFVTDAGYVEVLDRINFSIKAGQTISLVGESGCGKSVTASSIMRILPHPYGEIRKGKILFEGRNLLDLPIEEMYQIRGSSIAMIFQEPMTALNPVHMVKKQVGEVLELHRPDIKKEEMPAHILKYLKDVEIPSAEQRLNNYPFQLSGGMRQRVMIAMALAGHPKLLIADEPTTALDVTVQAQILALIKELQRKTNMGVIYITHDMGVVAEVSDHVAVMYAGQIVETGPVETIFKNPRHPYTRGLIASMPKLDSKPKTRLPYIEGSVPAPRAYPATCRFAERCSYATDYCRANNPELEEFEQDHVIRCFRAREI
- a CDS encoding extracellular solute-binding protein; the encoded protein is MKRFVKIGTILVALAIVLTSCSKEGDLAKLGPSARYEHLLAEEAKKVPDFSVKVIEDKNLKVEGLPEDVVWLTANMPDFGSPQTKKGGTLHLSESQYAENYRFIGPQGNHSQRDYMYSSSGLMWASDETKDWYPVECSHWAFGADNQTVYYKLREEIKWSDGTPCTADDYVWAWQMWNDPLLDAPFYNKYGAKFEVKKINDYCIAVKWLESDKLTKYELIDNTNFVAYNKKFFNNGQLYKNWHVDFNWKYSPTIRPYVLDEEKTIKGEVLVLKRVKDWWGDSLPYFKNMANFDYIEIKVITGGADVEKEYFYKGELDIFGLTRAKEWNEAATQPNVTNGYIDRWIGNFTPTQGTQGWFMNVTSPFFKDKKVRTAMYYAFDIQGMIDNILQGEFKRYHNIGIGQEWAGYNFNDNTIRKPDFDPVKAGELLAEAGYDKLGSDGIRVNKEGKRASFELLYGGASTNEQFAYLKEQAKKAGVEIVLNLMEQGWIPKVFAKDYDMVSLRWTYRLQPTYWQFWSKENAEKEDTNNIWGYWSPEMEALLAVESDDSVPISEKAENNKKIERLVHEEALVIPNYYTDFYRTAAWKWIKFPSWGNMKFVKGVLGDTIYNYAWFDPAVKEEVEKARAEGKAFEPKIWKNSTRYVE
- a CDS encoding ABC transporter permease subunit is translated as MTKADTNKDFFSKLKASWQLFRERMALSPLTKMRLHRFKQIKRARISLMFILVTYIISLFSELLINNRPILMKIDGKLYFPTYSKVLYATDFGLQLHNELELDYRAIKPILKETGRGWLIMPPVPYNPYETDSTPAPLSLSNIGCPVMGLSLNKPGEMPSDDASDYKWIDVSEVDGIRVSQDEDGTKRYVWIKFTENPDKARLSDFASIKRKYLGIAWNKKSSIESEDPKDYTWYKIGTEKGIAQPDGKYTWVRFAKGRSGEMYPPLAPSFKTKHFLGTDSIGRDILARLIYAYRICMSFSLLFVFITYLIGITIGILMGYIGGMFDTLFQRFIEIWEQIPFLYIVMILGSIFHLSFGWLLLVYLVFGWSGKTWAARAMTYRERERDYVLAAKSMGASTMRIVMLHILPNIIVIVITALPFAISGGISSLTGLDYLGYGLRPPTPSWGELLSMGTSMYKDAPWILSSTVTAFVFVLILITFIGEGLREAFDPKRYTVYK
- a CDS encoding ABC transporter permease subunit, encoding MNNYFVRRALLIIPTFIGITLVVFAITRAVPGGPVEQTLNQLIFGLEGKNTNKDVKNASALKAEIEKELRAYYGFDKPWYISYVQWMGKVLRGDLGRSTKYGDRVIDMVGSRIPISLRFGLISLILTYSVCIPLGMSKALKHKTVSDNISSFIIIITYALPSYVVAIIILTVFSFRLNIFPSGGLYSRNYAELSFFGKLGDNFMHMFLPMVAYTLGSFATLTIATKNYLMENMASDYVKTAVAKGRTFKDALWKHAFRNSMIPVAAGLGGILGVFFAGAFLIEKIFNINGMGFLGFKALEERDYAIVLGTLVITSLVSMVSNILSDFIVSLVDPRIKLGR